One window from the genome of Hoplias malabaricus isolate fHopMal1 chromosome X2, fHopMal1.hap1, whole genome shotgun sequence encodes:
- the LOC136677311 gene encoding activating signal cointegrator 1 complex subunit 2-like — MACARVPLDEQQVTEGPQGKERTLPALHPARKEDRGFLLYQPPPEDGSPAQVEEFLEQAQFISDDLEWLLSLPHDTFWCQVVFDESLQKCLDSYLRNCPRGTDSCFSSCPAVAEMQRSLHRSVFMVFLRMATHKESKENFITPAVFGEIIYDNFLFDIPKILDLCVLFGRGNSQLLHKMIENVFTQQPSYYSDLNETVPSVIQVFDTILQKCGLQSEEAGANEPLKLNTHPRRNTMNITEEDLSDLVYYLCDTCTTIHSFLDIFPEACSTFHQHGFLSRLSSFYETAVPDLEQAVAKRNFDKCLQEDLWKRVCHARRRMVEITHLLLQHTCLQPILEGSEPTASFVEEFFQIFTTFLQEKRFLADYDEQFPVADDISLLQQAFPHLDETRTSYLLQAVDSAWDSSGKKRPPAASSTNKCGDASSKPCWDTSSGLMEAAGGGVSLREEPKGAESMIDIPPKGANGAVCTVSAGELESLLSHIRDLLPDLGEGFLLQCLSEYGYDSELVINNILEDNLTPELSKLDRAMPRSVKESPPSVLSSRSNVFDDDEFDVFNRDQLDMSRVWKGRKQGESLREMLNDKSHIDEQRARYQSYQTIVEEVPIAPEQTGNHGNAYTFDDYDDEYDDTYDINQVGANDLDEDDELLSRRPFTTPQVLRSGRQEQEQEKEEGGEEEEEERERAVNRDQFVQDPAVLRERAEARRLAMQSRRGYRPPPPSNVVGGPKGRGQTQETVQDRRRKEMNKSRGANHNRRTMADRKRNKGMVPS; from the exons ATGGCATGTGCGCGAGTTCCTTTAGATGAACAGCAAGTAACAGAGGGTCCACAGGGAAAGGAACGCACCCTCCCAGCTCTG CACCCCGCGCGAAAGGAGGACAGGGGTTTCCTGCTCTATCAGCCCCCGCCCGAGGACGGCTCACCCGCACAGGTGGAGGAGTTTCTGGAGCAGGCTCAGTTCATCTCAGACGACCTGGAATGGCTGCTGTCCCTCCCTCACGACACGTTCTGGTGCCAG GTGGTGTTTGATGAGTCTTTACAGAAGTGTCTGGACTCGTATCTGAGGAACTGTCCTCGTGGCACAGACTCCTGTTTCTCCTCGTGTCCGGCGGTGGCCGAGATGCAGCGCTCTCTTCATCGCTCCGTCTTCATGGTCTTCCTCAGGATGGCCACTCACAAGGAGTCAAAG GAGAACTTCATCACTCCCGCTGTGTTTGGAGAAATCATCTACGACAACTTCCTTTTCGACATTCCCAAAATCCTGGACCTGTGTGTGCTGTTCGGCCGAGGGAATTCACAGTTGCTGCACAAAATGATCG AGAACGTCTTCACTCAGCAGCCGAGCTACTACAGTGACCTGAACGAGACGGTCCCCTCCGTCATTCAG GTGTTCGACACAATTCTGCAGAAgtgtggactacagtctgaagAAGCAGGAGCCAATGAGCCGCtcaaactaaacacacacccTCGCCGCAATACAATGAACATTACAGAGgag gacctTTCTGACCTGGTGTACTATCTGTGTGACACCTGCACCACTATTCACTCTTTTCTGGACATTTTCCCCGAAGCCTGTTCCACTTTTCACCAGCACGGCTTCCTCAGCAG GTTGTCCTCTTTCTATGAGACGGCAGTGCCCGACCTGGAGCAAGCTGTGGCCAAGAGAAACTTCGATAAATG tctgCAGGAAGACCTGTGGAAGAGAGTGTgtcacgctcggaggagaatgGTGGAGATTACACACTTACTCCTGCAACATACCTGTCTACAGCCAATACTGGAGgg CTCTGAACCCACAGCTTCATTTGTAGAAGAGTTTTTTCAGATCTTCACCACATTCCTCCAAGAGAAAAG GTTTTTGGCGGATTATGACGAGCAGTTTCCTGTGGCTGATGATATCAGCCTCCTGCAGCAGGCATTTCCTCATCT agatgaaACACGAACCTCGTAC CTGCTGCAGGCTGTGGACTCAGCATGGGACAGCAGCGGGAAAAAAAGACCCCCCGCCGCATCATCAACCAATAAGTGTGGAGACGCCAGCAGCAAACCATGCTGGGATACAAGCTCAGGCCTGATGGAGGCAGCAGGAGGTGGGGTATCATTGAGGGAGGAGCCTAAAGGAGCAGAATCAATGATTGACATCCCTCCTAAAGGAGCAAAT GGGGCGGTGTGCACTGTGAGTGCAGGAGAGTTGGAGTCCCTGCTCTCTCATATCCGGGACCTGCTGCCGGACCTGGGCGAGGGTTTCCTGCTGCAGTGTCTCAGTGAGTACGGCTACGACAGCGAACTGGTCATCAACAACATCCTGGAGGACAATCTGACCCCAGAACTCAGCAAACTGGACAGAGCCATGCCcag GTCAGTGAAGGAATCTCCTCCCTCGGTGCTCAGCTCCCGGTCCAATGTGTTTGACGACGACGAGTTTGACGTCTTTAACCGAGACCAGCTGGACATGAGCCGTGTGTGGAAGGGCAGAAA ACAGGGGGAGAGTTTGCGTGAGATGCTGAATGATAAAAGTCACATTGACGAACAGAGAGCAAGGTATCAGAGTTACCAGACTATTGTGGAGGAGGTTCCCATAGCACCCGAGCAGACGGGTAACCATGGCAACGCCTACACCTTTGACGACTACGACGACGAATATGACGACACGTACGACATCAACCAGGTCGGAGCGAACGACCTTGACGAAGATGACGAATTGCTCAGTCGCAG GCCCTTCACCACTCCTCAGGTTCTCAGAAGCGGACGCCAGGAGCAAGagcaggagaaggaggagggtggagaggaggaagaagaagaaagg gagAGAGCTGTAAACCGAGACCAGTTTGTCCAGGACCCTGCGGTGCTGAGAGAGCGAGCAGAAGCCAGACGTCTCGCCATGCAGAGCAGGAGAGG CTACAGACCGCCCCCTCCGAGTAATGTGGTGGGCGGGCCAAAGGGGCGTGGCCAAACACAGGAAACCGTCCAAGATCGCCGCAGGAAGGAGATGAACAAAAGCCGAGGAGCAAATCACAATCGGCGCACCATGGCGGACAGGAAGAGGAACAAAGGCATGGTTCCCTCCTGA
- the LOC136677168 gene encoding RING finger protein 215-like — protein sequence MCVSMSGGCVLLCVCLCVYGVAVCVDVDQEQVCVSVEVCIDQDSDRVLQGQILQDDLNTNPALNPHKTEPIHTALHGDLRLIRDEDEDVIRSDESVDEDEDEDDDEDDAEEKRKNPWIGVVPVDMEENSSVSSGNQESFASSVVNKMKKALVLGASALILLVLNQNTLREMDLSQVLSKPVIVIQTSENVTKLFGALLRGLHATAKITYKTFLQNNLGATLTLWSSCGRSRGGVYGEWQGVVCTGETNSPVQKYLQQLWNTVVLVALILSTGVIVHARWHHQDDQHNDELQLHHKQELISRLSSLKTRTFRTPRPHSGQSPGQTETDNCAVCLEQYNNKQCLRVLPCLHEFHKDCVDPWLLLQQTCPLCKRSVFGNVC from the exons atgtgtgtgagtatgtctggtggttgtgtgttgctgtgtgtgtgtttatgtgtgtatggagtggcagtgtgtgtggatgtggatcaggagcaggtgtgtgtgtctgtggaggTGTGTATTGATCAGGACTCAGACAGGGTCCTGCAGGGTCAGATTCTTCAGGACGATCTCAACACAAACCCAGCTCTTAATCCCCACAAAACAGAACCCATACACACTGCCCTGCACGGAGACCTCCGACTG ATCcgagatgaagatgaagatgtgATCCGTAGTGATGAAAGtgttgatgaagatgaagatgaagatgatgatgaagatgatgctgAAGAAAAGAGGAAGAACCCCTGGATTGGAGTGGTGCCTGTCGACATGGAGGAGAACAGCAGCGTTTCCAGCGGCAACCAGGAGTCCTTTGCATCATCTGTTGTTAACAag ATGAAGAAGGCCCTTGTTCTGGGAGCGTCTGCGCTCATCCTCCTCGTCCTGAACCAGAACACACTCCGAGAG aTGGATCTCTCTCAGGTTCTGTCTAAGCCCGTCATCGTCATCCAGACGTCGGAGAACGTCACCAAACTCTTCGGAGCTCTGCTCAG GGGCCTTCACGCGACCGCGAAGATCACGTACAAAACCTTCCTGCAGAACAACTTG GGGGCCACCCTGACTCTGTGGTCCAGTTGTGGACGCTCCAGAGGAGGGGTTTACGGAGAGTGGCAGGGGGTGGTCTGCACCGGAGAAACTAACTCACCTGTACAG AAATACCTGCAGCAGCTGTGGAACACCGTGGTGCTGGTGGCTCTTATTCTGTCGACCGGGGTCATAGTTCACGCCCGCTGGCATCACCAGGACGACCAGCACAACGACGAACTACAG CTTCATCACAAACAGGAGCTGATCAGCAGACTCTCGTCCTTAAAAACCAGAACCTTCCGCACGCCCCGACCCCACAGTGGACAGAGCCCTGGGCAGACGGAGACGGACAACTGCGCAGTGTGTTTAGAGCAGTACAACAATaagcag TGTTTGAGAGTGTTACCATGTCTTCACGAGTTCCACAAGGACTGTGTGGATCCGTGGCTCCTGCTTCAGCAAACCTGCCCTCTGTGTAAACGCAGCGTGTTCG GTAACGTTTGCTGA